In Apium graveolens cultivar Ventura unplaced genomic scaffold, ASM990537v1 ctg4735, whole genome shotgun sequence, one DNA window encodes the following:
- the LOC141702189 gene encoding uncharacterized protein LOC141702189: MLAGRLKGIMTTLISLFQSVFVPSRSIGDNIMLAQALCKNYHLHSGQPRYAIKLDIHKAFDSLNWDFIFNALRAMNFPHKFIAWLRVCVTSTMFSVKLNGSLEGYFKGLSGLRQGDSISPFLFVIAMEVLTAFLNKGASDPVFKFHWRMKDIKLHHIIFADDIFLFSYGNLESVSALMQGFNKFSYISGLVVNVDKSQCFYANVCDEVVQQILGEGFSSFIKFNIGPNSVFSFWHDPWANGKSLIHISDSIVSTAESTSMVPISVYLRNGVWDLPSSNHVDIIEVRNIVHSVQITRYDAIYWDGLLTRTIKISDIWNSIRTSNDLMPWADFVWNSFSIPKCSFITWLAILNILLTRDHMLMFGMQVDQVCVLCNIDRESIHHIFSECPYFDLVRKGLHFHFWEDWTNCIQGNFLTSHLKKADEKIASLFFTTAVYYTWKERNFRVHNPGASNPTLTIISTIRRIVKEKLFSSSLFQKWVGLNPALVKI, translated from the exons ATGTTGGCTGGACGTTTGAAGGGGATAATGACTACGCTTATTTCTCTTTTTCAATCTGTTTTTGTTCCTTCCCGCTCTATTGGAGATAATATTATGTTAGCTCAGGCTCTTTGTAAAAATTACCACCTTCATTCTGGTCAACCTAGGTATGCTATAAAGTTGGATATACACAAGGCTTTCGACTCGCTGAATTGGGACTTTATTTTTAATGCTCTGCGTGCAATGAACTTTCCTCATAAATTTATAGCATGGCTGAGAGTGTGTGTAACCTCGACGATGTTTTCTGTCAAGCTTAATGGTAGTCTCGAGGGTTATTTTAAAGGACTTTCTGGTTTGAGACAAGGTGACTCAATTTCCCCTTTTCTGTTTGTTATTGCAATGGAGGTTCTAACGGCTTTTTTAAATAAGGGTGCTTCAGACCCGGTATTTAAATTCCACTGGAGAATGAAGGATATAAAGTTACATCATATCATTTTTGCTGATGATATCTTTCTTTTCAGCTATGGTAACTTGGAATCTGTCTCTGCCTTAATGCAAGGATTTAACAAGTTCTCGTACATCTCAGGTCTGGTAGTCAATGTAGATAAATCCCAGTGTTTCTATGCTAATGTCTGTGATGAGGTTGTCCAACAAATTCTAGG GGAGGGTTTCTCATCTTTTATCAAGTTTAATATTGGGCCAAACTCAGTTTTTTCCTTTTGGCATGATCCTTGGGCGAATGGTAAATCCCTTATTCACATATCTGATTCCATTGTTTCCACAGCAGAATCTACCTCGATGGTGCCTATTAGTGTCTATCTTCGTAATGGGGTTTGGGATCTTCCTTCTTCTAATCATGTGGACATTATTGAAGTAAGAAACATTGTACACTCAGTTCAGATAACTAGATATGATGCAATATACTGGGATGGACTCCTCACTCGGACTATTAAGATATCCGATATTTGGAATTCGATTCGTACCTCGAATGATTTAATGCCTTGGGCAGATTTTGTTTGGAACAGTTTTTCGATCCCGAAATGCTCTTTTATTACATGGCTTGCTATCCTTAATATACTCTTGACTAGAGACCATATGCTTATGTTTGGCATGCAAGTTGATCAAGTCTGTGTTCTGTGCAACATTGATCGTGAATCCATTCATCACATTTTCTCAGAATGCCCATATTTTGATCTTGTGCGTAAAGGTCTCCATTTCCATTTTTGGGAAGATTGGACAAATTGTATTCAAGGGAACTTCCTGACTAGCCATTTAAAGAAAGCGGATGAAAAAATTGCTAGCTTGTTCTTTACCACTGCAGTGTATTACACCTGGAAGGAGCGAAACTTTAGAGTGCATAACCCAGGAGCATCTAATCCCACTTTGACTATTATTAGTACAATTAGACGCATTGTTAAAGAGAAATTGTTCTCTTCGTCCTTGTTTCAAAAATGGGTTGGTTTAAACCCTGCATTGGTTAAGATATAG